A segment of the Streptomyces sp. Tu 2975 genome:
TCGCTGAACCGGCCCGAGCCCCTCGGCCACTCCATGGTGAAGGTCCCCGGCACGACGAGGGACGTGTCGAGATCGCCCTCCAGCGCCCAGGCCGTCACCAGCTTGCCGCTCGACTGGCGCGCCTCACCGAGCGGATGCCACTCCCCGTCCGGCGCCTGGAGCCCGAGCTCCTCCTCGAACTCCCGCCGCGCGGCGGCCATCGGCTCCTCGTCGGGGTGTACTCGCCCTTCGGGATCGACCATGCCGCCTCGTCGCGCGTCTCCCAGAACGGGCCGCCCATGTGCCCGATGAGGACCTCGACACCGGCTTCCCGCCGCCGCCACAGCAGCAGCCCGGCGCTCCGCTTGTTCACCATGCCGTTCAGTGTGCCGCCCGGCGTCGTCAGGGGCAGCGGACGACCTGGCCCGCGTACGAGAGATTGCCGCCGAAACCGAAGAGCAGCACCGGGTCGCCCGACCGGATGTCACCCCGCTCGACCAGCTTGGACAGCGCCATCGGGATCGACCCGGCCGAGGTGTTGCCGGAGTCGACGACATCGCGGGCGACGACGGCGTTGACGGCGCCGATCTTCTGCGCGAGCGGCTCGATGATCCGCAGATTGGCCTGGTGCAGGACCACCGCCGCGAGGTCCTCGGGCGCGACCCCCGCACGTTCGCAGACCTTGCGGGCGATCGGCGGCAGCTGCGTGGTGGCCCAGCGGTAGACGGCCTGACCCTCCTGCGCGAAGCGCGGCGGGGTGCCCTCGATCCGCACGGCGTGCCCCATTTCGGGGACCGAACCCCACAGCACCGGGCCGATGCCCGGCTCCTGCCCTTCGGAGACGCTCTCCACCACCGCCGCGCCGGCGCCGTCACCGACGAGGACGCAGGTCGAGCGGTCCGTCCAGTCCACGATGTCGGCCATCTTGTCCGCCCCGATGACCAGCGCCCGGGAGGCCGCCCCGGCCCGCAGGGTGTGGTCGGCGGTGGCGAGCGCGTGGGTGAAGCCGGCGCAGACGACATTGAGGTCCATCACCGCGGGCGAGCCCATGCCCAGCCGTGCCGCCACCCGCGCCGCCGTGTTGGGCGAGCGGTCGACGGCGGTCGACGTCGCCACCAGCACCAGATCGATGTCGGCGGCCGTCAGGCCGGCGGCGGCCAGCGCCTTGGCCGCGGCGTGCGCGGCGAGCTCGTCGACCGGCTCGTCGGGCCCCGCGACATGGCGGGTCCGGATGCCGACACGGCTGCGGATCCACTCGTCACTGGTGTCGACCATGGCCGCCAGGTCGTCGTTGGTGAGCACCTTGGAGGGCTGGTAGTGCCCGAGCGCGACGACACGTGAGCCGGTCATGGATGGCGTTCCCCTCGATCTGTAAGGCAGAAAGGCCCAGTCTTGGCTGCTACCGGCCGGTACGACGGCATGTGATCCCACAGCTTCCCGCCCCGGACTTTGGAGCTTCCGGAAGGGTGCGGGGCACCGAAGGGGCTCGGCATGACAGGACCCTTGACCCCCGGAAAGGCATACTGTAGACAATATTCTGTCGACTCACCCTCATCACCTTCCTCCCTCGCTCGGTCGTCAACCGAACGGAGAGCCCCGTGAAAGTCGCAGTTGTCGGCGCCGGAGCCATCGGCGCGTATGTCGGGGCCGCGCTCCACCGCGCCGGCGCCGAGGTCCATCTCATCGCCCGCGGTGCCCATCTCGCGGCCATGCGCCGCGACGGTGTCCGGGTACTCAGTCCCCGCGGTGACTTCACCGCTCGTCCCGCCGCCACCGACGACCCGTCGTCCGTCGGCCCCGTCGACCATGTCTTCCTCGGTCTCAAGGCCAACTCGTACGCCGCCTCGGGCCCGTTGGTGCACCCGCTGCTGCACGAGCGCACCTCCGTCATCGCCGCCCAGAACGGCATCCCGTGGTGGTACTTCCACGGCCTGCCCGGGCCCTACGCCGGCCGCCGCATCGAGAGCGTCGACCCGGGCGGCACCGTCAGCGCGACCCTGCCGCCGGAACGCGCCATCGGCTGCGTCGTCTACGCCGCCACGGAACTCGAGGCGCCCGGGGTCGTACGGCACCTGGAAGGCACCCGGTTCTCCATCGGCGAGCCGGACCGGACCGTGTCACCGCGCTGCGTCGAGTTCAGCGACGCCATGATCGCCGGCGGGCTCAGATGCCCGGTCGAACCGGATCTGCGCAACGACATCTGGATCAAGCTGCTCGGCAACATCTCCTTCAACCCGATCAGCGCGCTGTCCCGGGCCACGATGGCGCAGATCTGCCGCCACCGGGACACGAAGGCGCTGGTCGAGACGATGATGCACGAGACGCTCGAGGTCGCGGCCGCCGTCGGCTGCCGCCCGGAGATCTCCGTCGAGCGGCGTCTCGCCGGCGCGGAGCGCGTGGGCGACCACAAGACGTCCACCCTCCAGGACCTGGAGAAGGGCAAGCCGCTCGAGCTGGACGTGCTGCTCGCCGCCGTCGTCGAACTGGCCGCGCTGACGAAGACCCCTGTACCGAAGCTGTGCGCCGTGCACGCACTCGCCGACCTCCTCGCATCGACCTCGATCCCCTCCACAGGGAGCGCAGCATGAAGAAGAAGCCGCAGAAGCGGTACCCGAGGCTCACCCATCCCCTGGTCCGCGGCGACGACGGACAGTTGCGCAGGGCGAGCTGGGACGAGGCGCTGGAGCGGGCCGCGGCCGGCTTCCGGCGGACCCGCGAGGCGCACGGTCCCGATGCCTTCGCGATGCTCTCCTGCGCCCGCGCCACCAACGAGATGAACTACGTGGCGCAGAAGTTCACCCGAGTCGTGATGGGCACCAACAACGTCGACTCGTGCAACCGCACCTGTCACGCACCCAGCGTGGCGGGTCTGTCCGCGGTCTTCGGCTCCGGCGGCGGCACCTCCTCCTACGAGGAGGTCGACCACACCGACCTGATCGTCATGTGGGGCTCCAACGCCCGCTTCGCGCACCCGATCTTCTTCCAGCACGTCCTGAAGGGAATACGCAACGGCGCGAAGATGTACGCCGTCGACCCGCGCCGCACCTCGACCGCCGAGTGGGCGGAGAGCTGGCTCGGCCTCAACGTCGGCACCGACATCCCGCTCGCCCACGCCGTCGGACGCGAGATCATCCACGCCGGCCTGGTCAACCGGGCCTTCGTGGAGCGCGCGACGACCCGCTTCGAGGAGTACGCGGAGCTCGTCGAGCCGTGGACGCTGAGCGCCGCCGAGAAGGTGACGGGCGTGCCGGCCGCGGCGATCCGGGAACTGGCGCACGCCTACGCCACCGCCGAACGCGCCCAGCTCTGCTGGACCCTCGGCATCACCGAGCACCACAACGGCACCGACAACGTCCGGGCGCTGATCAATCTCGCCCTGCTCACCGGCCACGTCGGCCGGTACGGCGCCGGCGTGCAGCCGCTGCGCGGCCAGAACAACGTGCAGGGCGGCGGCGACATGGGGGCGATCCCCAACCGGCTGCCCGGCTTCCAGGACATCCTCCACCCCGGAACGCGGGAGAAGTTCGAACGTGCCTGGGGCGCGGCCATCCAGCCCCGCTACGGCAAGACGCTGACCGAGATGTTCGAAGCGATGGAGAGCGGTGAGCTGCGTGCCGTGTACTGCATCGGCGAGAACCCGGCCCAGTCGGAGGCGGACAGCGGGCAGGCCGTGCGGCGGCTCGAGACGCTCGACCACCTGGTGGTGCAGGACATCTTCCTGACGAGGACCGCCGAGCTGGCGGACGTGGTACTGCCCGCGACGGCGGGCTGGGCGGAGACGGACGGCACCACCACCAACAGCGAACGCCGGGTGCAGCGGGTGCGGGCCGCGCTCGTGCCGCCGGGCGAGGCCCGCGAGGACATCGCCATCATCTGCGACGTCGCGGAACGGCTCGGCCACGACTGGAAGTTCGACGACGCGGAGGCCGTCTGGAACGAGTTGCGCTCGCTCTCCCCCGACCACTACGGCATGACCTACGAGAGGCTGGAGGAGCACCAGGGCCTCCAGTGGCCGTGCCCCGACGTCTCCGAGCTGCCGTCGAGCTTCCTGCACGGCAGGCTCTGGGAGAAGGACCCCGCCGAACGCGGGACGCCGGCCGAGTTCGGGCTCGTGCGGCACGACCCGCCGGTCGACCTCACCGACGAGTCGTACCCGTTGCGGCTGACGACCGGGCGACGGCTCGACTCGTACAACACCGGTGTGCAGAGCGGCAGTTTCGCCTCGCCGCTGCGGCGCGGCGAGTACATCGAGCTGTGCCCGAGGACGCGGAGGCCTACGGCGTCCGGGTCGGCGAGGAGGTCCGTGTCACCTCGCGTCGCGGCTCGGTGACCGCCCCGGTGTGGGTGGATCCCGGGCTGCGGCCGGGGCTCGCCTTCATGACGATGCACTTCCCCGACGAGGTCG
Coding sequences within it:
- a CDS encoding beta-ketoacyl-ACP synthase III — encoded protein: MTGSRVVALGHYQPSKVLTNDDLAAMVDTSDEWIRSRVGIRTRHVAGPDEPVDELAAHAAAKALAAAGLTAADIDLVLVATSTAVDRSPNTAARVAARLGMGSPAVMDLNVVCAGFTHALATADHTLRAGAASRALVIGADKMADIVDWTDRSTCVLVGDGAGAAVVESVSEGQEPGIGPVLWGSVPEMGHAVRIEGTPPRFAQEGQAVYRWATTQLPPIARKVCERAGVAPEDLAAVVLHQANLRIIEPLAQKIGAVNAVVARDVVDSGNTSAGSIPMALSKLVERGDIRSGDPVLLFGFGGNLSYAGQVVRCP
- a CDS encoding 2-dehydropantoate 2-reductase is translated as MKVAVVGAGAIGAYVGAALHRAGAEVHLIARGAHLAAMRRDGVRVLSPRGDFTARPAATDDPSSVGPVDHVFLGLKANSYAASGPLVHPLLHERTSVIAAQNGIPWWYFHGLPGPYAGRRIESVDPGGTVSATLPPERAIGCVVYAATELEAPGVVRHLEGTRFSIGEPDRTVSPRCVEFSDAMIAGGLRCPVEPDLRNDIWIKLLGNISFNPISALSRATMAQICRHRDTKALVETMMHETLEVAAAVGCRPEISVERRLAGAERVGDHKTSTLQDLEKGKPLELDVLLAAVVELAALTKTPVPKLCAVHALADLLASTSIPSTGSAA